The Oncorhynchus tshawytscha isolate Ot180627B linkage group LG02, Otsh_v2.0, whole genome shotgun sequence genome contains the following window.
CAGAGTCAACAAGGGTGGTTCGTCTCTCCTactggctatggaaccctgagcTGTTCAGCGGATGTGCTACAGTACCTTGTCTGGGACCTTctgtttctgactctctctctctctctcttccgcacCTGCTGTATCAACCTCTGAATGACCCTGCTGGTcgtctatgaacgtttgaacatcttgaagaacaatctggccttaatggccatgtactatctccacccggcacagacagaagaggactggccacacccctcagagtctggttcctctctagatttcttcctaggttcctgcctttctaggcaGTTTTTCCTTGACACCGTGATTCTAcatctgcattacttgctgtttggggttttaggctgagtttttgtgtagcactttgtgacatctgctgatgtcaaaagggctttataaatactttTGATTGATTGGTTTTAAAAGCcttttatattaaatgaagtgccctttaataatgtgactcaccacctggattctgtcttatgtagcaacatttgaatttatgtttttacattggataaaagtagagacagagctacaaaattgtatttcatacactgcatttgaggaaccaatgggaaagtaattctgctttgaaagttgatcaacttgtaaactcacttttgataAAAATTGCCTTTCAATGTTTTGTTACTACcattggagagcccttctttgtctacacccattcagcattgttcacaccctcttaagctttagccccacctatctctttaagggttgatccaagcattctgtactaacttgccagctacttccagacatctaagagagagagaacaactcaTTGAACATTACTCATTCTAGCAGAGCTAGTTAAGCTAGCAGTTATGTTTTCCAGGGCGTTGGTGACATTAACTATGCTCTCAGATTGtccgttcataaattcagagcgcacactggaagctctggccaataagtagggttgttccgaaagctctgacctcacaatgacagacaagcacccaagctaactggctaacattggctagctacttccagacacataatgagagaacaccccattctgaccattttactccccctagcagagctggttaggcagtttgttatacagagcgttggtgactgtaactgtgctgctggcaacaatttaattacgctttgttgccgacatttactgacaccggacatattcaacGGGCGTTGAGCGTAAAAAATGgtatcagttattctgcgctctggcacactaagaCGAGAGTCTTTTGTTGAGAAATATAGCTAGATAACTAGCGAGGTAAACAATgaatccagccagccagctaacgttagctaacagtacacgAACTTGAAATGTAAATACTGTCAAAATtagagtggagtcttttgttaagacatgtagctagctaaacaatggaccataatcaAAACTCATGACGTTAcaaccctgcatgaatctgcaggtagctaaccaaccagacTTTATGcctataactagtcaagcaaatgtgtctgagatacaAAGAATAAGATCAtgcacataatgttagctagcgacccagccagctagcgttagctagctaacagtaccccttgaaatgaaaccacttgcTGTCAAAATGAGAAACGtgcaatatctgaaaatgtagataGCTAGACTATCTTATCAGTATACATCACGGTTGGACGCATCCCCTGTCTGATGCCATCCatagttgcccttagtttgacgaCATAATCCAaactggtgttttctccatctccttagctatcatactcgaattccactgatttcaaaactcgctactccagaaagtggagagcatacacataacgttagcttgctaacagtacactttcacttgacattaggtttatgcagttttacGATGTGATGCATTTGAAAAAAAGCTGGGTTTAACACGATTACCTAGTCATACTGACAAGCTCCAATAGACAGATGCGTGCtatatgcttctacacctgcattgcttgctgtttggggttttaggctgggtttctgtacagcactttgagatatcagctgatgtacgaagggctatataaatacatttgatttgatttgatttgatatatggcagaccaatccaaactcatttctcggcatgtccagcccactcattatctcagccaatcacggctagcgggaaggttgctcactttttctgtggctaaaccaactaggctcataatctAACAATTTTAtctgtatttacagatggcatacaggtttgatattaaggcacatgaaagttcacatgttcgagaagacatttctgccaaaaaatgcatttagattttttttttaaattcacgttcaaacagctctcctgtgaagtcatgACTTCCGAcaacgcctagtttcctgaagcgGGTCactaatatagaccacatggaaaattcaataaatacatttttaaaatgaatGAAAACTTGCTAAAAGTGCAAAAATTCTGATTTTGACATGTCCCTTTTGTGGatcctctgtgacttctaggaagattttaacccgcTTAACCACAACATTTATCAACATTTTCACCATTTTCACCAATTGTTAACCcgtagttattttgttgcttttacAAAGTATTTTCTGAGGATTTGTATTTCTTTCAGTTGATTAGGGATTCATTTTAAGGTAAAAAGAAAACCTGttcctcattttaaggtcaaccctgttggACGAACTGAACTCTCATTAAAAAAATGTTCTAAAGAAACAACGAACATCTAATAGTGAAACTATAGTGTAAAATCTAGTGAGcaggttctactctttttggccattttctagTGTTTTGTTGTGGAgcaggtcaaccctgttacctatagatagacaggctagaatttttttaacaattacattttttgggtGAAACTTGCATTCAATTCCCCCTTCTTGTTGCAGACAACAAGCTTCCAtgccccctgtcacaaggggatttatggatATCATATTACAAATAGGTGAAATAAAACCAAGTTACACTACCCAAAATGCTCCAAAAGGTGCAATTACCTATTCTACAACAATCAATGGATAGACCTATGCATAATTCATTTAAATGTCCAAAAAATGTATGTATCAATTGCAGACTGGCCCTTGAATTATCTAAATGATTAAAGTAAGCGTTCAACCTAATACAGAACTGTATACTATCCTGTCTGTGTCCCCTGGTTCCTATAGAACTCTGTGGTCCAATCCACTCTCTCATACTGTCTCAGTGGCTGCTTGATAGGGAGGGTGTGATGAGGACTGGCTGGCCCCTCCTTGCTGCAGGGCTGTACTCAGTGCTGTCCCAGGTAGTTCTGGTCCGAGGCTGTATGGACTCCTGTAAGGAATGCTCAGGGCCTCAGAATGACCTGTGTCTGGAGTGCAGAACAGGCTGGACCCTCCATGACAACACATGTGTAGGTaagtgggactgtgtgtgtgtgtgtgtgtgtgtgtgtgtgtgtgtgtgtgtgtgtgtgtgtgtgtgtgtgtgtgtgtgtgtgtgtgtgtgtgtgtgtgtgtgtgtgtgtgtgtgtgtgtgtgtgtgtgtgtgtagagagagagagagatatattatgtatgtgtgtgtctcagatAAATGAAGAGATGCATAAACATCTAATATCTTTCTAAATGTTGGTGTTTGTGTTTATAATGTAAAATGCTTCAATGTACAAtcttactgttctgtactttatACAAaacctgttctgttgtgttgctaTTAATATCTGTTGCTGTTGTGTTCCAGACATAGATGAGTGTGGCACAGAGCTGGGCCAGTGTCCCCCCAACACCTACTGCTTCAACACAGAGGGCAACTATCAGTGCAAAGGTCAGTGCTGCTACCAGGGCAGAGGTCAGTGCTGCTACCAGAGCTCACTTCTTCCTCTTCAACAGCCAGTCAGAAGTTGATTGGCTgtcggtcggaggctgagcagttggtcggcctccgaccgcaaggcactacagagggtagtgcgaaggGCTAGTAAATCACTGGGCCAAGcttactgccatccaggacctctataccaggcggtgtcagaggaaggccctaaaaatggtcaaacactccagccaccctagtcatagactgttctctctgctaccgcacggcaagcgttaCCGAAGCACCAAATctaagtccaagaggcttctaaacagcttctacccccaagccataagtctcctgaacatctagtcaaatggctacccagacaatgTGCAGtgcccctcctccccctcacccccactgctactctctgttgtcatctgtgCATAATCACTTtagtaactctacctacatgcacatactacctcaaataaccgttggccccgcacattgactctgtatcggtacccccctgtatcctgtatatagtctcgcaattgttatttttatctcttttctcttattcttatctgtattatttttgaaactgcattgttggttaggggctcgtaagtaagcatttcactgtaaggtctacacctgttgtattcggcgcatgtaactaatacaatttgatttgattttaaacacTCTATGGGGCGAATCCTAACTTCCCCTTGAGTAAACTTTTTGTTTCCAAATTATATAATTTTAAAACAGGTGACATTTTGTCATAAGACTATCAAGAGCTTCATTGTATAGATAAGAGTTGTCTTGAATaccacagagatcctattcaaTTTTATGTGTAATTCTATGTTCAATACAATTTCATTCAGAATCCATAAGATTTCTTCAGTTTGCTGTATACAATTATATTATAATCTCTGAAACATAATCTCCTCTCCCATTAGTGTGAAATGTGAGCTGTGTATGAGTGTTATGAGTTCATGCAGATGGATTGGTCTTCCACCAGGCTGTGACCAGGCCTGTGTAGGCTGTATGGGTGCTGGGCCAGCTCGCTGCAGGAAGTGTGCTGCAGGCTACAGACTAACCGGAGCAAAGTGTTTAGGTAAGTGGCCTACTTTGTGTATGAGAATGCATAAAGTATGTAtaaggatgagtgtgtgtgtgtttgtctgtctctctgtctggatgTTTGTCAGTCTGTCTGATTCTTAGTCCAgaagtatttctctctctctctctctctctctctctctctctctctctctctctttccctccctgcctccctcagaTATAGATGAATGCAGTGAGCGGGTTCTGGCGTGTTCAGGGCTGGATGAGATCTGTACCAATTTGGATGGTTCTTTTCACTGTGACTGTGCTGAAGGCTTCACACGCAAAAACAACGTCTGTGTGCAGAAAAAGCTACCCAGTGGtaagtgttctaatcacacatGCTCACACCACGCActgacgcgcgcacacacacacacacacaccaacacacacacacacacacacacacacacacacacacacacacaacacacacacacacacacacacacacacacacacacacacacacacacacacacacacacacacacacacacacacacacacacatatctttcCCACACTCCTTCTagctgtatttatttaatttaattattttAGAGATTATAAAACATACATTGAACACCAAAGAGAAGCCACACCGAACACCCAAAGTACTCCGGTTGTAggttgtagggtgtagggtgtagtatGTGTGCACCTGGCTTGAGCGTTCCACATCTGGATTGTGCAActtttgcccattattattttcaacattTGTCAAGCTtggtcaaattggttgttgatcattgctagacaaccaacAGATGAGAAAGTATGA
Protein-coding sequences here:
- the LOC112244850 gene encoding protein disulfide isomerase Creld1 codes for the protein MRTGWPLLAAGLYSVLSQVVLVRGCMDSCKECSGPQNDLCLECRTGWTLHDNTCVDIDECGTELGQCPPNTYCFNTEGNYQCKGCDQACVGCMGAGPARCRKCAAGYRLTGAKCLDIDECSERVLACSGLDEICTNLDGSFHCDCAEGFTRKNNVCVQKKLPSGVGEKGLFEDVQDEEVEVLQQMFFGVLLCALATLAAKGDMVFTSIFMGGVAAMAGYWLIDRGDHVLDSFLKGR